A stretch of the Apteryx mantelli isolate bAptMan1 chromosome 3, bAptMan1.hap1, whole genome shotgun sequence genome encodes the following:
- the MRAP2 gene encoding melanocortin-2 receptor accessory protein 2 has translation MSAPRLVSNRTSQQALSNADYTWEYEYYEYGPVSFEGLKAHKYSIVIGFWVGLAVFVIFMFFVLTLLTKTGASHQDNTEPSEKRFRMNSFVRDFGRPLESERVFSHQIAEESRSLFHFCINEVEHLDKGKQSHRVMDLESNIHFQEVPRSSGRFEEDLNCLTKFNIPNFVNTEQNSSLGEDDLLISEPPIILESKSVMQSSHQILD, from the exons ATGTCTGCCCCAAGGTTGGTTTCTAACAGAACCTCCCAACAGGCCTTGTCTAATGCCGATTACACTTGGGAGTATGAGTACTATGAGTATGGACCAGTGTCGTTTGAAGGACTGAAGGCTCATAAAT ATTCCATTGTGATTGGATTTTGGGTTGGTCTTGCAGTTTTTGTCATCTTCATGTTTTTCGTCCTGACCCTGCTGACAAAGACAGGAGCATCACATCAAGA caATACAGAACCTTCTGAAAAAAGATTTCGCATGAATAGCTTTGTGAGAGATTTTGGAAGACCTCTAGAGTCAGAGAGGGTCTTTTCTCATCAAATAGCCGAAGAATCTCGGTCGCTTTTCCATTTCTGCATTAATGAAGTGGAACATTTggacaaaggaaaacaaagtcaCAGAGTTATGGACCTGGAGAGTAATATTCACTTCCAAGAAGTTCCCAGGAGCAGTGGAAGATTTGAGGAGGACCTGAATTGTCTTACAAAATTTAACATTCCTAATTTTGTGAATACTGAGCAGAACTCTTCACTAGGTGAGGATGATCTTCTCATCTCGGAGCCACCTATCATTTTAGAAAGCAAATCTGTCATGCAATCTTCCCATCAGATCCTTGACTGA